The Reichenbachiella carrageenanivorans region AAATGTGCTCAACTACTATGGAGATTTATCCCCTAGCGACAAGCGGCTGAGTACTAATTATGGCGAGTCTAAATTTGGCTTTGGCATCACTGGTTCCAGAATGGTATACCCAGGGATCTTTTTTAGAGCTGGTTACAATTACGGAGTCATTGAAGGGGATGATTCAGCGAATGGAGATCAGGGATCTGGAGACGCTAGTTTGCGTGGAAGATATCTAAGAAACCTACATTTCAAAAACAATATTCACGAACTTTCTGTAGGCTTTGAAGCAGACATGATTCCAAACAATGGGGGCGTACGTGGTAGATTTCCTATCAATCCCTACATATTTTTTGGTGCGGCTGTAATAGCACACTCCCCTAAAGCCATTGCCCCTGAAACCGATCAAGCTGGCAATGCGCTTGAAGAAGCGGGACAGTGGGTGAATCTTCGAGATTTAGGCACTGAAGGCCAGAATATTGACAGTCTAGGAATTGACCCTTACAGCAAATTTGCTTTTGTAATTCCAGTAGGCCTGGGACTCAAAGTGAAATTGCATCACAATTTTGACTTGAATTTTGAAATTGGCTTTAGAAAAACATTCACAGATTACCTCGATGATGTAAGTAATGCTTATGTTGACTTAGATGCTTTTGGTGACGATAATTTGGCAAGAGCGATGTCTGAAAGAGGAGCTGAAACCACCAGTGCCCTGACAGGTGCAGACAGAGGACTAAATCCAACCGTCGGAGGGGGCGATATAGCTATGACGGGGCCTTATACTCATGGATCTGGGTATGCTCCTGGTCAAGAAAACTCAAGAGGAGGATCAGATTATAAAGATTTTTATATCACTACTCAAATTCGCCTCGTTTATATCTTTGACAAGAAAGGAGCCTCTAGAGGCAAGTTTAGATAAACCGTGGATTGAGAATAAATATTAGTCATACCATTATAAAAAAATTGCCGATTCTGTCGGCATTTCTTTTGCTCCAAACTTTCTGTTTGGCTCAACGAACGGAATTTGGCGTTGGGATTGGAGGTGTCAGCTATGCGGGGGATTTATATAGAGGCTATGAAATTGCCAATCAAAGCATAGGCATACAAGGGCTATACAGAATCAACTTTGAGAAGGATGTAAGCTTCAAAATAGCCCTCTTGTATGGTCAAGTATCTGGCGATGACAGCCATCCTTACGATGCCCTAGGAGAAATTCGAAATGCATCCTTCGACAGATCATTTTTCGAGGCCAGCACCACATTAGAATACCACTTTCTTGACTATAAAGACAAAAATTCCACTATTAAATGGTCCCCCTATTTCTTTGCTGGCTTTGGCCTTGCTAAATTCCTAAACCTAGATAGTCAGACCGACAACTTCGGCAGTATCCAACCAGTCCTTCCTTTCGGAGGGGGGGTGAAATATTTAATAGGAAAACAGTTTAGTGCAGCCATCGAATTTGGCGCAAGAAAAACTTTCTTTGACGAATTAGATGGCATCTCCGATGGAGATGTATACAACAAGACCAATACTCAATTTGGCAACCCTAACGACAAAGACTGGTACCATTTCTTCAATGTTTCCATCTCATACTTGATCTTTAAAATTCCATGCACCTATAAGTATCAACCTAACAGGTCCATGCGCAGGTAATTAAATCCATCATAAATTCCTTTTAACTAAAAAAAAGCACAAATTTGCGGTTTGGTTTTGGCCAAAGGCCAACAAAAAGGGCATGAAAGAGACGATTGATCCATCAAAAATTCCAGCACACATAGCCGTCATCATGGATGGCAACGGACGGTGGGCAAAGAAGCGAGGAGCAGCTAGACTGTTTGGTCATCGAAATGCCATTGAGGCGGTTCGGGATACAACTGAAGGATGTGCTGAACTGGGTGTAAAACGCCTTACGCTATATGCCTTCTCTACCGAAAACTGGAACAGACCCAAGCTCGAAGTAGACGGTCTCATGTCTCTGCTCATCTCTACCATTAAAAAAGAAATCCCTACGTTGGTGAAAAACAATATTCGTTTGCAACCAATTGGTGATATCACGCATTTACCTGTAGGTGCTCAAAAGAACTTGGCTCTTGGTATAGAACAAACCAAGGATAATACAGGAATGATTTTGTCATTAGCGCTCAACTATGGCGGTAGGTGGGAAATTAGTCATGCGGTAAAAGATCTCATTGACGACATAAAGGAAAACAAGGCCGAAGTTGATAACATAGATATCAACTTCATTAATCAATATATTGATAAGCATACCGCTCCAGATGTAGAGTTAATGATCAGAACCAGCGGTGAGCATCGAATTAGTAACTTTTTATTGTGGCAGGCTGCATATGCAGAGCTACATTTTACGGAAACGCTTTGGCCAGATTTCAGGAAAAAACACTTGTATGAAGCTATTTTGGATTTTCAAAATAGAGAAAGACGCCTCGGAAAGACAAGTGAACAACTGATTCAAAAATAAATTCAAAGCAACAGATAGGTCAGGAAAAACGATGAGATCCAAAATACTTTTACTCTTTCTTTGCATTTCAACAGCTGCTGTTGGTCAGATTAGATATGGCAGTCAGGGCCGAACAAACCCTAACAAAGTCAACATCAGCTATTCTAACCCTCAGGAGTTCACAATTGCTGATATAGAGGTAATAGGCGCCGAATACCTCGACAAAATCGCTCTGATCTCAATCTCTGGACTAAAAGTAGGAGACAAAATCAAAGTACCAGGAGATGGTATTACGTCAGCCATCAAAAAACTTTGGAAACAAGGACTGATCGGCGACATCCAAATCTATGCCTCCAAAGTAGAGGGAAGCGACATCTACCTCACCATCGAACTAGCCGAAAGACCACGATTAAGTCGGTTTGAGTTTACCGGATTAACCAAAAGCCAAGAATCTGACATCAGAGAAAAAGTAAACCTGATTAGAGGTAGAGTGATGACTGATGCCATCAGAAAAAATGCAGAACTCACCATCAAAAAATACTTCTACGAAAAAGGATACCTCAATACTGAAGTAGATATTCGATACAGGACAGACAGTACAATTCACAACAGTGTATTGCTAGATGTAAACATTGAAAAAAACAGGAAAGTAAAAATCAGAGATGTGAACTTCGTGGGCAATGAGCACTTTACGGACTCCAAGCTCAAAAGCAAAATGAAAAACTCTGGCGAACGTGCACGTTTTAAATTGATCAGTGCTCTTTTGGCCTCTAGCTTTGATATGTTTAAGCCCAAAGAAGAAAGGTTTCAGTTTGTAGATGATAGTATAAAACATAACGTGTCTAATACCTTGCTCGAAGTCATTCACGAAAACGTAAAATTAAACGTTTTTAAATCTTCGAAATTTGTAAAAGAAAAATACGAAGAAGACAAAGCGGCACTTATCAGTTTTTACAACTCAAAAGGGCATCGTGATGCAGAGATCATTGAAGACACTATTGTATTTGCAGACCGCAAGTCTGTGGACATCAATATCAAAGTAAGCCCTGGGCCAAGATACTTCTTCAGAGATATCAATTGGGTAGGCAACTTCATACACGACGATCGTACGCTCGATCAAATCCTAGGAATAGAAAAAGGCGACATTTATAACCTCGAGCTCGTCGACAAAAAACTAAACTATAATCCTAGCGGGCCAGATATTAGTTCGCTCTACATGGACAATGGTTATTTGTTCTTTAGTGTGACCCCTGTAGAAGTAAAAATAGAAGGTGACTCTGTAGATTTAGAAATGAGAATCTATGAAGGAGCACAAGCCACCATCCGAAAAGTATTTGTGACAGGCAATGACCGTACAAACGATCACGTAATCATGCGTGAACTCCGAACACTACCTGGTCAGAAGTTTAGTCGAGCAGAGTTGATCAGGACTCAGCGAGAGCTTTCTCAGCTTGGCTATTTCGACCCTGAACAAGTAAACCCAAAACCTATTCCTAACCCAGTAAACGAAACAGTAGATATCGAATGGGAACTCGTAGAAAGACCAAGTGATCAGATCGAACTCTCTGGAGGATGGGGTGGTACTTTTGGATTTGTAGGCACTTTAGGACTTACATTCAACAACTTCTCTTTGAGGAATATTCCGCACTTTGATAAGTGGAGGCCATTGCCTGTAGGAGACGGTCAAAAACTTTCGTTGAGACTACAAGCCAACGGCAAGAGATACCAGAGTTACTCTGTTAGCTTCTCCGAACCATGGTTAGGTGGCAAAAAACCACATTCATTTGGAGTCAGCTTCAACTACTCTATTCAGAGAAATATTGACTACTTCACAGACAAAACTACTGGCTCGTTGCAAGTATTTGGTACAACTGTAAGTTTAGGCAGAAGAGTGAAATGGCCTGATGATTACTTCACCTTAAGTAACTCGCTCTCTTATTTGAGATACAATCTGTTCAACTATGGGTATTCGCTAGGTTTTAGCACAGGTGTGGCCAACAACTTTACCTTCAATACCACACTCGCACGAAACAGTATTGACAACCCGATGTATCCAAGATCAGGTTCGTCTATTTCGTTGAGTTTAGCTTTGACTCCTCCATGGTCACTATGGAATGACACCGATTATGCTACAGCAGAAAATAGTGAAAAATACAGGCTAGTAGAATACCACAAATGGATGTTTGATGCGAAATATTATATGCAATTGGCAGGAGATCTCGTGCTAGAAGCTCGTGCACATATGGGATTCATGGGCTACTACCAAAAGGAAGTAGGAGTAGGCCCATTTGAGAGATTCCAGCTAGGAGGAGACGGCCTCACAGGCACCAACTTCTTACTAGGAAACGACGTGATAGGATTGAGAGGATATGACAACAATTCAATCACACCTTATGACCCTGTGACTGGGATCACTGGTGGAAATATCTACAACAAATTTGTCATGGAATTAAGATACCCTGTATCTCTCAACCCATCAGCAACCATTTATCTCTTGGCCTTCTCAGAAGCAGGAAACAACTGGGATGGTTTTGAAAACTTTAACCCAAACAAATTGTATAAATCATCTGGGTTTGGAGTTAGAATATTCATGCCAGCCTTTGGTTTGTTGGGTATCGACTGGGGTTATGGATTTGACACATTACCTGACCAACAATCTAATTCTGGGGGTCAAATTCACTTCTCTATTGGCCAACAATTGAGATAATAAAGAATATTGCATGAGATTATTCGATAATATAAACACCAAAGGCTAATTTTATCGGTATGAATATTGTAGCCCGACATACATCTCTAATTCTTGTGCTTTTAGTTTTCATTTTAAATGATACATTTGCACAGAAATTTGGCTACGTGGATACAGATTATATTCTAAGCCAAATGCCTGAATATAACGAAGCTAAAGCCGAGATAGGAAAAGTATCAAAAGCTTGGGAACAGGAAATTCAGGAGATGTATAAAGGAATAGAGGAAATGGAAACTTCCCTAAAAGCAGAAGAAGTGCTCTTGACCAAGGAAATGAAAGATGATCGATTAAAAGAAATTGATCTAAAGTGGGATGAGGTGAAAGAATACCAAAAAAAGATATTTGGGTTTGAAGGCCTATTTTTCCTAAAGAAAAAAGAATTAATAAAACCTGTACAGGATCAAGTATTTGATGCTGTAGAGAAAGTAGCCAAAAACCATCGCTTGCAAATTGTATTTGATAAGTCTGGAGATTTGGTGATGATCTATACCGATCCGGTTCATGACTATACGGACTACGTGCTGGAGGAACTTGGACTCGGTGATAAAAACGATGTAATAAGTAACAACTAATTAGAACTGAATTATGAAAGTTAAATCGATAATTTTTGCAGTTGTATTGTCTGCATTTAGCCTGACTGCAAGTGCGCAGGGTGTAGTAATGAAAATAGGCTATACTAATGTGGAGTACATTCTGAGCCAAATGCCAGAAGCAAAGCAAGTAGATTCTGAATTCAAAGCTTACGAAGCCCAGCTTCAAAATCAATTGCAATCTAAAGGCACAGAGCTACAGACCAAATTGCAAGAATATCAGCAAGGTGCTGCTACCATGACTGACTTGGTAAGAGCCGACAAAGAAGCTGAATTGCAGTCTTTGAACCAAAGATTCGAAGCCTTCCAAAGAGAAGCACAAACTTCTTTGCAGAAGAAACAAGGAGAGCTCTACGCTCCTCTTTTTGAAAAAATTGGCAATGCTGTGAAAGCTGTAAGAACTGAAAACGGATACGACATGATTTTCAGCACTGGCGTACCAGGTGTAGATATCCTTTTGGATGCTGATGAGAAATATGACGTTTCTGACTTAGTATTCAAAAAAATGGGAATCACTCCTCCTGCTAAGTTGAACTAAGGATCAATCCAAAAAATTAAAAAGTCTCGATTACTAAATAGTCGAGACTTTTTTTATGAATTCAGCTTAGCCCAAATATCTTTTCTTATTTTCCCATATATCATACAGAGCCAATCACACTTCCACTGATGAAATAGGCTTCCTCTAATCGTATAATATTTCTCACAATTTTGATAGAGCCAGTTTTTGTCAAACCCAGACCAGACACCCACAGGAGAAAGCAAGTTGGAATACAATAAAGGAAATACTTCATAGCGGTCGATAGACTCAGCGTCTTGCAAAGAGAAACCTGCCTGTAGTACCTGAACTTTAATGAAATTATAGTCTTGATCTGACAACTCAGTATCTAGATATAATTCCGACAAAGCAAGCCAAAGCACTTGTCGTTTTTCTAAATCCTCTCGGCTCATAAAATAATGCCAAGTAAGAGCCCCCCTATTATCAAATATGGGGTAGGGACTTTCTTCGTCATCATTAGAGCAAATGTACCAATCATTATAAAATAGTTGAGGTAATCACCCATTAGGGGCTGAAACAGCAATACTGCCGCCGCAAGTATCATTCCTGAACTGGCAGCATTTACACCATCAAGCGATGCTTTTACAATTCTAAATTTTTTCAGCTCTTCCCAAAAACGAATCACAAAGAATATCAAAAAAGTGCCTGGCAAAAAAATACCAAGTGCCGCCATAAAGCCACCCATCAGCTGACCAAACATCCCGTATTCCTTCATAGAAATAGAGCCTACATACGAGGCAAATGAAAATACTGGCCCTGGCACAGCCTGCGCCAAAGCAAAACCTGATAAAAACTCTTCTGAGGTTAGGTATTCTTTAAACTCCACAAATTCTGTATACATAAAAGGCACCAGTACTTGGCCTCCACCAAAAATCAAACTGCCAATCCGGTAGAAATTTTCAAAAATTCGAATACCTAACCAATTTATCGATGCTCCCAATAAAGCCGCACCAATCAACACCCCTGCCCACAAAATAAAATTGGACCATTGGATCCTAATCCCTTCTTTTTCTTCCTTTTCGTGCCGCTTATAATCAAATGCCGTAATACATCCGCCAATCAATAAGATAATCGGAAATACAAATGGTGTCCGTACCAGATAGCTTGCCATCGCAGCCAGTATCATCAACACCACGGCAATTTTAGTAGTTACTACTTTTTTGATAATAATGTATCCAGAATAAGCCACTATCCCGACAGCCATGGGCTTGATAAAGCGAGCAAACTCCATCGAAATATTATACTCCTCTAGCGTAGAAATAAAAATACCCGCAAAGGTCATGATCAAAAAAGCTGGAGTAATCCAGATCAGCAGTGTAAGATAGGCCAGATTGGGACCACCCACCTTAAAACCTATCGCTGTCAAGGTCTGAGTGGAAGTAGGACCTGGTAAAAATTGGCATAAAGCCGTCAGTTCTATAAGGTCTTTCTCTTCGAGATAACCTCTTTTCTTTACCAACACGTCTAACATCATGGCAAAATGAGCCTGAGGGCCACCAAAGGCCGCAAGCGTAAGGAGCAATACATCTTTGAGAAAAATGTAGTATCGAACCTTCTTAATCATTACTTTTTCAACCCTATTTCTGCCAAACGTTGTTGTAAAAATTCACCTGCTGTAATGTCTTCGAATTGTTTGGGGTGATCCATATCTATGCAGTTGTCCAGACAGCTCAAATCCATATCAGAACGAGGATGCATAAAAAATGGAATTGAAAACCGAGAAGTTTTCATCAATTCCTTGGGAGGATTTACCACTCTGTGTATCGTAGATTTCAATTTGTCGTTGGTATGCCGGGCTAGCATATCACCCACATTTACCACGATTTGCTCAGGCAAGGCAGTAATCGGAATCCACTCACCATCTCTACGCAGCACTTGCAGTCCATCCGCACTGGCACCCATGAGCAAGGTGATCAAATTGATATCGCCATGCTCTGCCGCTCTCACAGCATCTGCAGGCACTGCCTCTGGATTTTCTATTGGAAAATAATGAATTGGACGCAAAATACTGTTGCCATTGTGGACACGACTCTCAAAATAGTCTTCATCCAGTTCTAGGTAGATCGCAATCGCTCTCAGCATTTGTCTACCTGCTTTTTCAAGTGTGCGATAAGCCTCTAGTGCGATCTTATCAAAATTGACAACTTCTTCTGGCCAAATGTTATCAGGGTACTGAGATTTGATGGGGTCTCCATCTGTCACCTCTTGTCCTACATGATAAAATTCTTTGAGGTCTCCTGTCGCTCTACCTTTGGCGTGCTCTTTACCCTTACCGATATACCCTCGTTGTCCGAAAAGCTCTGGTACTTCATATTTTTGTTTCACCTCATCGGGCAACGCAAAAAAGTCTTGCACCGCTTGATACAATTGTGTACAAAGCTCATCGGACAACCCGTGGTTTTTTACTGCTACGAATCCTATGCTGTGATAGGCTGCACCCAAATCAGCTACAAATTTATTCTTCCTTGATTCGTCACCAGAATTGAAATCTGCCAAATCCAACGATGGAACTTCGTTATACAGTTTTTCACTCATGAGTACATGCTTAGGGTTGATGGGTTATTTTATTCTACAGTAACTGTGATAGACGTAGCCATCTTCTCCCCATATGAAGCATGTACGCCATTGGCAAACTGAAGTGACAGTGTATATTCTCCGGGCTCCAGCTCTAATGTGGTATCCGTCTGTCCTTTTCCGTAGTGAATCGTAGAATCAGACATTGGGATCACTTCGCCTTCTGGCCAGCTCGCTTGATTAATCAAAATATGGTGGTGACCAAAGCCTTCTTTTACTTGACCAGCAGGCTCTATTTGCATACCAGACACTCCCATTTCCACAAAAACAGGGCTAGCTACAGTGGCTCCATCCGCTGGGCTTTTGAAAAACACATAAGCAGAATCTGCCTCTACTTTTTCTGCGATTTCTGTCTGATCCGCTACAGGCTCAGCCGTCTGTTCGGTTGATTTGTTAGGAGATGAACAACTAAATATGATTAAACTAAATAATACGATGGATAGATATTTCATAATTAATAAGTGTTGAATTAGTGTAAGATAAATTTATAGATTCTTTTGTGAACGAGTGAGTGCCTATCGAAATATTTGAGCCAAAACGTCCAAAGACTTGAGTTCTTTAAAGCCTATGACATGCAATTTGTAATATTCTATAAGGTAATTCAGAACATCTCTCCTCAATAGATTGTTCATTTCAACGACATCCGAAAGATGGTTGGCATTCATAGTTAAAACTGCCTCATATATTTCTTCATAACTGGTCGATACTTCATGCAATAGCCCATCGTTTTGGAGTTCTTTTTTATGATGAACCCCAAAGCCTATATAATGAGTAAGCTGTACCATCAAGTAAAGGTGTAGACTTTCATATCCGTCCCTTTTTTGATCTAGCATCAAGATAAATTGAAACAGAAATTCAAAGACTTGCCCTCGGTCATCTTCTTCTTTTAACACCTTGGTTAATAGCTCGGTTACAAACAAGGCCATAGCTGATTTCTTTACATCAAACGGAATAGAAGTGAAACTATGTGCAGGCTTGTATTCCGAAATTCTCTGCAAGCCATCTGATTTTTGATTTTTGAAATAAACCACCATATCCAATACCGTAAGTGGCTGCAAAAGAGCCAAACCTTTTTTGGAACGTTGACTCCGCACACTGTTGATAATGTAAGATTGAATGCCAAAACTTTCGGTGTATATTCTGGCAATAATCGAGGTCTCTCGATATTTGATATAATTCAAGACGATACCTCTGGTCTTGTGTAGCATCAGTCAATGACAGCTATTTTTCCTACGAATGTCTCACTGCCATCTTTACTTGCGCTAAACACCAAGTATACACCCGTACTGACTCGACGACCCGAAAAGTCCCTAACATCCCATGAAGCCCCACCTCCAGCCGCATTGACCTCGCGTACCAACTGACCCGAGATGGTCGTGATTTTCAATCTCGCATTGGTGACCAACCCAGAAAAACCTACCCATCCCTCAAAATTGGGCAATACTGGATTAGGATATATTTTAACCTGCTGATGTGTAGAAGATCCCGACGTAGCATTAGCCCGATAAGAAACTACTCCCTGATCTGTAGCAATAAATAATTCTCCCGTCTCTGCATCCAAAGCCAAATCAATCACCTGATTGGAAGGCAAAGGACTATTTTCTACGGTGAAATGTGCAACCAAACTGCCAGCATTTTCTTCAAATAGCCACAACCCATCCTGCGTACCCATCCAAATACGGTTACCCCCATCTATTGCCAAAGCATACACTTGTTTGTCCTCAAACAAAATACCGCCTTCATAAACTGGCAAAGAAACGTCGATCGTTTGGTCTTCGACAATGCCATAAGCAAATGGAAAGTAAGCCACTCCCTTGTCCGTAGCCAACCAAACTTCCCCACCTTGCCCAAAAGCAAGATCATTCACATCATTGGAAGGCAAACTAGTAGCAGTAGCAGTCACATAACGATGAGTCGCCGATTCGATATCGTAAGCCAATACGCCTCTTCCATCCTGCAAACCTAGTCTCATCCATACTTGACCCAATGAATGGATCGCCAAAGACACGGGCTCCTCAGAAGACACCGTGCCAAAATCATACGCTTCCCAAACAGAAGCTCCGTCCCATTGGATCAAGGAATTCGCACTAAAATTAGCCACCCATATATTTTGTGAACGATCGAGAGCCATAGCTGAAACTAAGGTGTTTCCCGTTCCATTTTCGTTTTCTTCCAATGCGCTATTGGTATAATCTGTCTTTTCACCTTTCGGTAAATTCAGAATACCTTGACCAAATGATGTTGTATAAGTCTGGTCATCTACTATAAGTACGTCCGATATGTTGGTAAAGCCTAAAAGATCGACAGGCATCACCGTCTGCCATTCTCCCTCCTCAAAAAACGAATATCCCAGTTGGTTGGAAACAGGCTGTGTATAATCTATAGCCAAAACAGGGAATGCATATACCTTACCCCCTGTTATTTTTAGTTTTGA contains the following coding sequences:
- the porZ gene encoding type IX secretion system anionic LPS delivery protein PorZ, with the protein product MKILKEIMQAKVSFIILLFIGTSLHGQELIPMDTWRSHFNYEQTSLVEKTEANVFAATSHGLMYFDTEDQSINKLSKVDGLSDVGITALAYYADQAYLAIGYQNGNVDMITSEGIQNLPILLNSDLTENKTINHISFYNANMNLSTDFGVLVLTADNQVVEAYQNLGENGEVIAVRSSAIWNEVMYLATETGTIAGGLNTSNNLQDFNNWERYKTSAVYGLDMVSVAVANDRIYSAAADALYKLEANTWTEVPTTLQAGEQIIKLRSGVDGLLVLTNQHAWMVSDTDVFSSINLPSEAIANDMMQDDTATFWYADGAEGLSRLSGSSVDHIILDGPLNDISKLKITGGKVYAFPVLAIDYTQPVSNQLGYSFFEEGEWQTVMPVDLLGFTNISDVLIVDDQTYTTSFGQGILNLPKGEKTDYTNSALEENENGTGNTLVSAMALDRSQNIWVANFSANSLIQWDGASVWEAYDFGTVSSEEPVSLAIHSLGQVWMRLGLQDGRGVLAYDIESATHRYVTATATSLPSNDVNDLAFGQGGEVWLATDKGVAYFPFAYGIVEDQTIDVSLPVYEGGILFEDKQVYALAIDGGNRIWMGTQDGLWLFEENAGSLVAHFTVENSPLPSNQVIDLALDAETGELFIATDQGVVSYRANATSGSSTHQQVKIYPNPVLPNFEGWVGFSGLVTNARLKITTISGQLVREVNAAGGGASWDVRDFSGRRVSTGVYLVFSASKDGSETFVGKIAVID